One Mycobacteriales bacterium DNA segment encodes these proteins:
- the truB gene encoding tRNA pseudouridine(55) synthase TruB, whose translation MTGREASPDGLVVVDKPAGMTSHDVVARVRRLAGTRRVGHAGTLDPMATGVLVVGVGRATRLLGHLALREKDYLATVRLGRTTSTDDAEGEPLAAADVGDVDRAAVVRALDGLTGEIDQVPPAYSAIKVAGRRSYARARAGEEVELPPRRVTVHALALTGCTRTGDEAGAVVDVDLELTCSSGTYVRAIARDLGAALGCGGHLTALRRTRVGGFGLHVARSLDELSEDFALVPLGDAVAAAFRRRELGEDEARAVAHGGRLSPSGHDAPVGVFGPDGQVLALVEDRDGAARPLVVFVG comes from the coding sequence ATGACCGGGCGCGAGGCGTCGCCCGACGGGCTCGTCGTCGTCGACAAGCCCGCCGGGATGACCTCCCACGACGTGGTCGCGCGGGTGCGCCGCCTCGCGGGTACCCGCCGGGTCGGCCACGCCGGCACCCTCGACCCGATGGCCACCGGCGTGCTCGTGGTCGGCGTCGGGCGCGCCACCCGGCTGCTCGGGCACCTCGCGCTGCGCGAGAAGGACTACCTGGCGACGGTCCGCCTCGGCCGCACCACGAGCACCGACGACGCCGAGGGCGAGCCGCTGGCCGCCGCCGACGTCGGGGACGTCGACCGCGCCGCGGTCGTCCGGGCGCTGGACGGCCTCACCGGGGAGATCGACCAGGTCCCACCGGCCTACAGCGCCATCAAGGTCGCCGGTCGCCGCTCCTACGCCCGCGCCCGGGCCGGCGAGGAGGTCGAGCTCCCGCCACGCCGGGTGACCGTGCACGCCCTGGCGCTCACCGGGTGCACCCGAACCGGTGACGAGGCCGGGGCGGTCGTCGACGTCGACCTGGAGCTCACCTGCTCGTCGGGCACCTACGTGCGCGCGATCGCGCGTGACCTGGGCGCGGCGCTGGGCTGCGGCGGTCACCTCACGGCGCTGCGACGGACCCGCGTCGGCGGCTTCGGCCTCCACGTGGCGCGTTCGCTCGACGAGCTGTCCGAGGACTTCGCACTGGTGCCGCTCGGCGACGCGGTGGCGGCGGCGTTCCGTCGACGCGAGCTCGGCGAGGACGAGGCGCGCGCGGTCGCCCACGGCGGGAGGTTGTCGCCGAGCGGGCACGACGCACCGGTAGGCGTCTTCGGCCCCGACGGGCAGGTGCTCGCGCTCGTGGAGGACCGTGACGGCGCGGCCCGCCCCCTCGTGGTGTTCGTGGGTTAG